One window of Marmota flaviventris isolate mMarFla1 chromosome 5, mMarFla1.hap1, whole genome shotgun sequence genomic DNA carries:
- the LOC114080824 gene encoding zinc finger protein 157-like isoform X2, giving the protein MRYLDTHTHTHTHTHTHELMPRFLFLCPGKRAWAEETCSLQGMVSFEDVSVDFTWEEWQDLDDAQRTLYRDVMLETYSSLVFLDVQIVDDVVENSQENHRRHLWQVVVNSSTSAKERLELGKAFHLSSKCISNLMVNNGNSSVMRPQELDVYQLMPFPGGPVVRCAAEKSGAYEVPGKALKHSELLSQSHNAQAGQQHLEGGGQGSALSTERGSMAGTCSHSECGNSCASPQAGRKPFTCGLCGKTYSRASALADHQKKHTGEKPYKCSRCEKSFFVRSVLRDHQRTHTGERPYTCSSCDKSFCHRSALITHQRIHTGERPYECCECGKAFRRKSALIIHRRIHTGEKPYECEVCKKAFCQKSVLSLHQRTHTEEKPHECDQCGKAFCRKSALTIHQRIHTGEKPYECAHCKKTFCQKAGLSLHQRTHTEGKPHECDQCGKTFFLKSGLTMHHRTHTGEKPFKCSECGKAFSQKTHLRRHQSMHTGEKPHTCAQCGKAYFHKLDLTKHLRIHTGEKPHMCAQCGKAFRMKSYLHVHQRTHTGERPYECSRCGKAFRRKSHLSSHQKTHPEAAPHGGDWLCVLQRAPSVL; this is encoded by the exons ATGAGATacttggacacacacacacacacacacacacatacacacacacacgagttaATGCCCAGATTCTTGTTTTTGTGCCCAGGGAAGAGGGCTTGGGCTGAGGAGACATGTTCATTACAGGGGATGGTGTCCTTTGAGGATGTGTCTGTGGACTTCACCTGGGAGGAGTGGCAGGACCTGGATGATGCTCAGAGGACCCTCTACAGGGACGTGATGCTGGAGACCTACAGCAGCCTGGTGTTCTTGG ATGTGCAGATAGTTGATGATGTGGTTGAGAACAGCCAAGAAAATCACAGAAGACACTTGTGGCAAGTTGTTGTCAACAGCAGCACATCAGCTAAGGAGAGACTTGAATTAGGAAAGGCATTTCATTTGAGCTCAAAATGTATTTCAAATCTGATGGTAAATAATGGGAACTCTTCAGTAATGAGACCTCAGGAGTTGGATGTGTACCAACTCATGCCTTTCCCTGGAGGGCCTGTTGTGAGATGCGCAGCAGAGAAGTCTGGTGCCTACGAGGTGCCCGGGAAGGCCCTCAAACACAGTGAACTCCTCAGCCAGAGCCACAATGCCCAGGCTGGGCAGCAGCATCTGGAAGGTGGGGGACAAGGGAGTGCCCTCAGCACAGAGAGGGGCAGCATGGCAGGGACCTGTTCGCACAGTGAGTGTGGGAACAGCTGTGCGTCTCCCCAGGCAGGGAGGAAACCCTTCACATGTGGTCTGTGTGGCAAGACTTACTCCAGAGCATCTGCCCTTGCTGACCATCAGAAAAAgcacacaggagagaagccctacaagtgCAGCAGATGCGAGAAGTCCTTCTTTGTTAGATCTGTTCTTAGAGACCACCAGAGAACACACACTGGGGAGAGGCCCTACACATGCAGCAGCTGTGACAAGTCCTTCTGCCATCGGTCGGCCCTCATTACGCACCAGAGGATCCACACTGGGGAGAGGCCCTACGAATGCTGtgaatgtgggaaggccttccGCAGGAAGTCAGCTCTCATCATCCATCGCAGGattcacacaggagagaagccctatgagtgtgAGGTGTGCAAGAAAGCCTTCTGTCAGAAATCAGTCCTCAGCTTACATCAAAGGACTCATACAGAAGAAAAGCCCCACGAGTGTGaccagtgtggaaaagccttctgCCGGAAGTCGGCCCTTACCATCCACCAGAGGATCCACAcgggagagaagccctatgagtgtgCACACTGCAAGAAGACCTTCTGTCAGAAGGCAGGCCTCAGTTTGCACCAGAGGACTCACACAGAAGGAAAACCCCATGAGTGTGACCAGTGTGGAAAGACGTTTTTCCTGAAGTCGGGTCTCACCATGCATCACAGGACTCACACGGGGGAGAAGCCCTTCAAATGCAGtgagtgtgggaaggcctttTCCCAGAAGACCCACCTCCGGAGGCACCAGAGCATGCACACCGGGGAGAAGCCCCACACATGTGCCCAGTGTGGGAAAGCCTACTTTCATAAGTTGGATCTCACCAAACACCTGCGGATTCACACTGGCGAGAAGCCCCACATGTGTGCTCAGTGTGGGAAAGCTTTTCGCATGAAGTCATACCTCCACGTGCATCAGAGAACACACACTGGGGAGAGGCCATACGAGTGCAGCAGGTGTGGGAAAGCCTTTCGCCGCAAGTCGCATCTCAGCAGTCATCAGAAGACTCACCCGGAAGCTGCTCCGCATGGTGGAGACTGGCTGTGTGTGCTGCAGAGAGCCCCGTCTGTTCTCTAG
- the LOC114080824 gene encoding zinc finger protein 717-like isoform X1, with amino-acid sequence MTSPYSPFPPVSSVSRSTEKMSETPGMVSFEDVSVDFTWEEWQDLDDAQRTLYRDVMLETYSSLVFLGLFITRPEVIFKLEQGTEPWLVKEALDRCLPDVQIVDDVVENSQENHRRHLWQVVVNSSTSAKERLELGKAFHLSSKCISNLMVNNGNSSVMRPQELDVYQLMPFPGGPVVRCAAEKSGAYEVPGKALKHSELLSQSHNAQAGQQHLEGGGQGSALSTERGSMAGTCSHSECGNSCASPQAGRKPFTCGLCGKTYSRASALADHQKKHTGEKPYKCSRCEKSFFVRSVLRDHQRTHTGERPYTCSSCDKSFCHRSALITHQRIHTGERPYECCECGKAFRRKSALIIHRRIHTGEKPYECEVCKKAFCQKSVLSLHQRTHTEEKPHECDQCGKAFCRKSALTIHQRIHTGEKPYECAHCKKTFCQKAGLSLHQRTHTEGKPHECDQCGKTFFLKSGLTMHHRTHTGEKPFKCSECGKAFSQKTHLRRHQSMHTGEKPHTCAQCGKAYFHKLDLTKHLRIHTGEKPHMCAQCGKAFRMKSYLHVHQRTHTGERPYECSRCGKAFRRKSHLSSHQKTHPEAAPHGGDWLCVLQRAPSVL; translated from the exons GGGATGGTGTCCTTTGAGGATGTGTCTGTGGACTTCACCTGGGAGGAGTGGCAGGACCTGGATGATGCTCAGAGGACCCTCTACAGGGACGTGATGCTGGAGACCTACAGCAGCCTGGTGTTCTTGG GGCTTTTCATTACCAGACCTGAAGTTATTTTCAAGTTGGAGCAAGGAACAGAGCCATGGCTGGTTAAAGAAGCCCTGGACCGGTGCCTTCCAG ATGTGCAGATAGTTGATGATGTGGTTGAGAACAGCCAAGAAAATCACAGAAGACACTTGTGGCAAGTTGTTGTCAACAGCAGCACATCAGCTAAGGAGAGACTTGAATTAGGAAAGGCATTTCATTTGAGCTCAAAATGTATTTCAAATCTGATGGTAAATAATGGGAACTCTTCAGTAATGAGACCTCAGGAGTTGGATGTGTACCAACTCATGCCTTTCCCTGGAGGGCCTGTTGTGAGATGCGCAGCAGAGAAGTCTGGTGCCTACGAGGTGCCCGGGAAGGCCCTCAAACACAGTGAACTCCTCAGCCAGAGCCACAATGCCCAGGCTGGGCAGCAGCATCTGGAAGGTGGGGGACAAGGGAGTGCCCTCAGCACAGAGAGGGGCAGCATGGCAGGGACCTGTTCGCACAGTGAGTGTGGGAACAGCTGTGCGTCTCCCCAGGCAGGGAGGAAACCCTTCACATGTGGTCTGTGTGGCAAGACTTACTCCAGAGCATCTGCCCTTGCTGACCATCAGAAAAAgcacacaggagagaagccctacaagtgCAGCAGATGCGAGAAGTCCTTCTTTGTTAGATCTGTTCTTAGAGACCACCAGAGAACACACACTGGGGAGAGGCCCTACACATGCAGCAGCTGTGACAAGTCCTTCTGCCATCGGTCGGCCCTCATTACGCACCAGAGGATCCACACTGGGGAGAGGCCCTACGAATGCTGtgaatgtgggaaggccttccGCAGGAAGTCAGCTCTCATCATCCATCGCAGGattcacacaggagagaagccctatgagtgtgAGGTGTGCAAGAAAGCCTTCTGTCAGAAATCAGTCCTCAGCTTACATCAAAGGACTCATACAGAAGAAAAGCCCCACGAGTGTGaccagtgtggaaaagccttctgCCGGAAGTCGGCCCTTACCATCCACCAGAGGATCCACAcgggagagaagccctatgagtgtgCACACTGCAAGAAGACCTTCTGTCAGAAGGCAGGCCTCAGTTTGCACCAGAGGACTCACACAGAAGGAAAACCCCATGAGTGTGACCAGTGTGGAAAGACGTTTTTCCTGAAGTCGGGTCTCACCATGCATCACAGGACTCACACGGGGGAGAAGCCCTTCAAATGCAGtgagtgtgggaaggcctttTCCCAGAAGACCCACCTCCGGAGGCACCAGAGCATGCACACCGGGGAGAAGCCCCACACATGTGCCCAGTGTGGGAAAGCCTACTTTCATAAGTTGGATCTCACCAAACACCTGCGGATTCACACTGGCGAGAAGCCCCACATGTGTGCTCAGTGTGGGAAAGCTTTTCGCATGAAGTCATACCTCCACGTGCATCAGAGAACACACACTGGGGAGAGGCCATACGAGTGCAGCAGGTGTGGGAAAGCCTTTCGCCGCAAGTCGCATCTCAGCAGTCATCAGAAGACTCACCCGGAAGCTGCTCCGCATGGTGGAGACTGGCTGTGTGTGCTGCAGAGAGCCCCGTCTGTTCTCTAG
- the LOC114080824 gene encoding zinc finger protein 717-like isoform X3: MVSFEDVSVDFTWEEWQDLDDAQRTLYRDVMLETYSSLVFLGLFITRPEVIFKLEQGTEPWLVKEALDRCLPDVQIVDDVVENSQENHRRHLWQVVVNSSTSAKERLELGKAFHLSSKCISNLMVNNGNSSVMRPQELDVYQLMPFPGGPVVRCAAEKSGAYEVPGKALKHSELLSQSHNAQAGQQHLEGGGQGSALSTERGSMAGTCSHSECGNSCASPQAGRKPFTCGLCGKTYSRASALADHQKKHTGEKPYKCSRCEKSFFVRSVLRDHQRTHTGERPYTCSSCDKSFCHRSALITHQRIHTGERPYECCECGKAFRRKSALIIHRRIHTGEKPYECEVCKKAFCQKSVLSLHQRTHTEEKPHECDQCGKAFCRKSALTIHQRIHTGEKPYECAHCKKTFCQKAGLSLHQRTHTEGKPHECDQCGKTFFLKSGLTMHHRTHTGEKPFKCSECGKAFSQKTHLRRHQSMHTGEKPHTCAQCGKAYFHKLDLTKHLRIHTGEKPHMCAQCGKAFRMKSYLHVHQRTHTGERPYECSRCGKAFRRKSHLSSHQKTHPEAAPHGGDWLCVLQRAPSVL, from the exons ATGGTGTCCTTTGAGGATGTGTCTGTGGACTTCACCTGGGAGGAGTGGCAGGACCTGGATGATGCTCAGAGGACCCTCTACAGGGACGTGATGCTGGAGACCTACAGCAGCCTGGTGTTCTTGG GGCTTTTCATTACCAGACCTGAAGTTATTTTCAAGTTGGAGCAAGGAACAGAGCCATGGCTGGTTAAAGAAGCCCTGGACCGGTGCCTTCCAG ATGTGCAGATAGTTGATGATGTGGTTGAGAACAGCCAAGAAAATCACAGAAGACACTTGTGGCAAGTTGTTGTCAACAGCAGCACATCAGCTAAGGAGAGACTTGAATTAGGAAAGGCATTTCATTTGAGCTCAAAATGTATTTCAAATCTGATGGTAAATAATGGGAACTCTTCAGTAATGAGACCTCAGGAGTTGGATGTGTACCAACTCATGCCTTTCCCTGGAGGGCCTGTTGTGAGATGCGCAGCAGAGAAGTCTGGTGCCTACGAGGTGCCCGGGAAGGCCCTCAAACACAGTGAACTCCTCAGCCAGAGCCACAATGCCCAGGCTGGGCAGCAGCATCTGGAAGGTGGGGGACAAGGGAGTGCCCTCAGCACAGAGAGGGGCAGCATGGCAGGGACCTGTTCGCACAGTGAGTGTGGGAACAGCTGTGCGTCTCCCCAGGCAGGGAGGAAACCCTTCACATGTGGTCTGTGTGGCAAGACTTACTCCAGAGCATCTGCCCTTGCTGACCATCAGAAAAAgcacacaggagagaagccctacaagtgCAGCAGATGCGAGAAGTCCTTCTTTGTTAGATCTGTTCTTAGAGACCACCAGAGAACACACACTGGGGAGAGGCCCTACACATGCAGCAGCTGTGACAAGTCCTTCTGCCATCGGTCGGCCCTCATTACGCACCAGAGGATCCACACTGGGGAGAGGCCCTACGAATGCTGtgaatgtgggaaggccttccGCAGGAAGTCAGCTCTCATCATCCATCGCAGGattcacacaggagagaagccctatgagtgtgAGGTGTGCAAGAAAGCCTTCTGTCAGAAATCAGTCCTCAGCTTACATCAAAGGACTCATACAGAAGAAAAGCCCCACGAGTGTGaccagtgtggaaaagccttctgCCGGAAGTCGGCCCTTACCATCCACCAGAGGATCCACAcgggagagaagccctatgagtgtgCACACTGCAAGAAGACCTTCTGTCAGAAGGCAGGCCTCAGTTTGCACCAGAGGACTCACACAGAAGGAAAACCCCATGAGTGTGACCAGTGTGGAAAGACGTTTTTCCTGAAGTCGGGTCTCACCATGCATCACAGGACTCACACGGGGGAGAAGCCCTTCAAATGCAGtgagtgtgggaaggcctttTCCCAGAAGACCCACCTCCGGAGGCACCAGAGCATGCACACCGGGGAGAAGCCCCACACATGTGCCCAGTGTGGGAAAGCCTACTTTCATAAGTTGGATCTCACCAAACACCTGCGGATTCACACTGGCGAGAAGCCCCACATGTGTGCTCAGTGTGGGAAAGCTTTTCGCATGAAGTCATACCTCCACGTGCATCAGAGAACACACACTGGGGAGAGGCCATACGAGTGCAGCAGGTGTGGGAAAGCCTTTCGCCGCAAGTCGCATCTCAGCAGTCATCAGAAGACTCACCCGGAAGCTGCTCCGCATGGTGGAGACTGGCTGTGTGTGCTGCAGAGAGCCCCGTCTGTTCTCTAG